One Lachnospiraceae bacterium C1.1 genomic region harbors:
- a CDS encoding acylneuraminate cytidylyltransferase family protein: protein MKRIAIIPARSGSKGLKDKNIRFLNGKPLIAYSIDAANKSNAFDTVFVSTDSKVYSEIAEKAGADAHFLRSDLNATDKASSWDAVREVIGRFEEEGKKFDEIMLLQPTSPLRTHEDIQNAIDVMNNKSALSVESLTEMDHSPLWANTLPEDGNMDNFFNVYSNMPRQDLPTYYRENGAIYLIKRELLYKPDSELFSNKCYAYIMPRERSIDIDVELDFKLAEVMMG, encoded by the coding sequence ATGAAAAGAATTGCAATTATTCCAGCAAGAAGTGGATCAAAGGGACTTAAGGATAAGAATATAAGGTTTTTGAATGGAAAACCACTTATAGCGTATTCTATTGATGCAGCAAATAAAAGTAATGCATTTGATACTGTTTTTGTTTCTACAGATTCTAAAGTATATTCAGAGATAGCCGAGAAGGCAGGAGCTGATGCGCATTTTTTAAGATCAGACCTTAATGCTACTGATAAAGCTAGCTCATGGGATGCTGTAAGGGAGGTTATTGGAAGATTTGAAGAAGAGGGAAAAAAATTTGATGAAATAATGCTATTGCAGCCAACATCTCCACTTCGTACTCATGAAGATATTCAAAATGCAATAGATGTGATGAATAATAAGAGCGCATTATCTGTAGAATCTCTTACAGAAATGGATCATTCACCTTTATGGGCTAATACTCTTCCTGAAGATGGGAATATGGATAATTTTTTTAATGTATATAGCAACATGCCTCGACAGGACTTACCTACGTATTACAGAGAGAACGGTGCGATATATTTAATAAAAAGAGAGTTGCTTTATAAGCCTGATTCAGAATTATTTTCAAATAAATGCTATGCTTATATAATGCCTAGGGAACGTTCAATTGATATTGATGTGGAACTGGATTTTAAATTAGCTGAAGTGATGATGGGATAA
- the neuC gene encoding UDP-N-acetylglucosamine 2-epimerase, whose amino-acid sequence MKKLCFVTATRAEYGLLKWFMKDVEKAEEFKLQVVVTGAHLLEEQGHTIDIIKNDGFVVDKIVDAQLETTSKETIAESMGRMGQLFSHVFADLVPDYVVVLGDRYELLPIVNTAFVMCIPIIHLSGGDVTEGAIDNGIRNAVTMLSEYHFPGTKDSADNIIRMRGSDRNVWSVGEPGLDSFYRETLMGRAELAENLRLDINKKWILFTFHAETKESLEYNLDTVKNCFLLLQGLNDIQIVATYSNADFGGKFINDYLESISRQNPELIRVVPSLGNRRYLSYMRQVCFVIGNSSSGIVEAPTLGVPVVNIGDRQKGRYQCKNIIQSDADFESIKDAIHRVKEMNADSRDYYWGDGHTAERIMEILKREL is encoded by the coding sequence ATGAAAAAATTATGTTTTGTTACTGCTACAAGAGCTGAATATGGACTTTTGAAATGGTTTATGAAGGACGTTGAAAAAGCTGAAGAGTTTAAGCTTCAAGTAGTGGTTACTGGTGCCCACTTGCTGGAGGAACAGGGTCATACTATAGATATAATAAAAAATGATGGATTTGTGGTTGATAAGATAGTAGATGCGCAGTTAGAAACGACATCTAAAGAGACTATAGCAGAATCTATGGGACGAATGGGACAATTATTTTCTCATGTATTTGCGGATTTGGTGCCAGACTATGTAGTGGTACTGGGAGATCGGTATGAGTTACTTCCAATTGTAAATACAGCATTTGTTATGTGCATCCCAATTATTCATCTTTCTGGAGGTGATGTTACTGAGGGCGCTATTGATAATGGAATTAGAAATGCCGTTACAATGCTTTCAGAATATCATTTTCCTGGGACAAAAGACAGCGCAGATAATATTATTCGTATGAGAGGTTCAGATAGAAATGTGTGGTCAGTTGGTGAGCCAGGTCTTGATTCATTTTATAGGGAAACTCTCATGGGTAGAGCAGAGTTAGCTGAAAATCTTAGATTAGATATAAATAAGAAATGGATATTATTTACATTTCATGCTGAAACAAAAGAAAGCTTAGAATATAATTTGGATACAGTAAAAAACTGCTTTTTATTGTTACAAGGATTAAATGACATTCAGATAGTTGCAACTTATTCAAATGCGGATTTTGGTGGTAAATTTATAAATGATTATCTTGAGAGCATATCAAGGCAGAATCCAGAGTTGATAAGAGTTGTTCCATCATTAGGTAATAGAAGATATTTAAGCTATATGAGGCAAGTGTGTTTTGTAATTGGGAACTCTAGCAGTGGAATAGTTGAAGCGCCAACTTTAGGTGTCCCCGTTGTTAATATAGGAGATAGGCAAAAAGGACGTTATCAATGTAAAAATATAATACAGAGTGATGCAGATTTTGAAAGTATTAAAGATGCGATTCATCGAGTTAAAGAAATGAATGCTGATAGTAGAGATTATTACTGGGGTGATGGTCATACTGCTGAAAGGATAATGGAAATCCTTAAGAGGGAACTTTGA